A single region of the Xenopus laevis strain J_2021 chromosome 4L, Xenopus_laevis_v10.1, whole genome shotgun sequence genome encodes:
- the rbm4b.L gene encoding RNA binding motif protein 4B L homeolog (The RefSeq protein has 1 substitution compared to this genomic sequence) — MVKLFVGNLPPEATQPELKSLFEQFGRVTECDIIKNYGFVHMDDKKAADEAVRNLNHYKLHNVSINVEHSRGKPNASTKLHVSNLSSSCTSEELRAKFEEYGAVLECDIVKDYAFVHMEISAEALDAIKNLDNTEFKGKRMHVQLSTSRLRVTPGMGERTRCYRCGKEGHWSKECPLDQMAKELEQEPGYPPESFPDPYGPMRSAAYRTAYAQRVFYDEGERFSIVDYYQRYRVRPSSYDAILERRVNALPPGASTISYRERIDSFPYERHLLPPPPQLPSSYYTRERSPIRRSSSASSSMEIYRTERRLSPILRSPFADDPRCSRDSYYERVQYF, encoded by the exons ATGGTGAAGTTATTTGTTGGCAATTTGCCTCCTGAGGCCACTCAGCCGGAGCTGAAGTCATTGTTTGAGCAGTTTGGCCGTGTGACAGAATGTGATATCAttaaaaattatggttttgtCCATATGGATGACAAAAAGGCAGCAGATGAAGCTGTACGTAATTTAAACCATTACAAGCTACATAACGTTTCTATCAATGTGGAACACAGTCGGGGCAAGCCAAATGCCTCGACTAAGCTTCATGTAAGCAACCTCAGCAGTAGTTGCACCAGTGAGGAACTGCGTGCCAAATTTGAAGAATATGGTGCAGTCCTGGAGTGTGATATTGTTAAGGACTACGCCTTTGTCCACATGGAGATTTCGGCTGAAGCACTGGATGCCATTAAGAATCTGGACAAcactgaatttaaag GCAAACGGATGCACGTGCAACTCTCAACAAGCCGCCTGCGAGTCACCCCGGGAATGGGAGAAAGGACTCGATGCTATCGTTGCGGAAAGGAGGGCCACTGGTCCAAAGAGTGCCCCCTAGACCAAATGGCCAAGGAGCTGGAGCAGGAGCCGGGCTACCCCCCTGAATCATTTCCAGACCCATATGGTCCCATGCGTAGTGCAGCATATAGAACGGCCTATGCTCAACGTGTTTTCTATGACGAGGGAGAACGGTTTAGTATTGTTGACTACTACCAACGCTACCGCGTGCGGCCCTCCTCATATGATGCCATTCTTGAAAGACGGGTGAATGCTCTGCCCCCCGGAGCCTCCACAATTTCATACAGGGAACAGATTGACTCTTTCCCATATGAGAGGCATTTACTACCCCCACCACCCCAACTTCCTAGCTCCTATTACACGCGGGAGCGTAGCCCTATACGACGCTCCTCTTCTGCTTCCTCCAGCATGGAAATATACCGAACTGAGCGCCGACTCTCCCCCATTCTGCGGAGTCCCTTCGCTGATGATCCTCGATGCAGCCGGGATTCCTACTATGAACGGGTTCAATATTTTTAA
- the rbm4b.L gene encoding RNA binding motif protein 4B L homeolog isoform X1: MVKLFVGNLPPEATQPELKSLFEQFGRVTECDIIKNYGFVHMDDKKAADEAVRNLNHYKLHNVSINVEHSRGKPNASTKLHVSNLSSSCTSEELRAKFEEYGAVLECDIVKDYAFVHMEISAEALDAIKNLDNTEFKGKIFSGSDAVCCSLRTH, translated from the exons ATGGTGAAGTTATTTGTTGGCAATTTGCCTCCTGAGGCCACTCAGCCGGAGCTGAAGTCATTGTTTGAGCAGTTTGGCCGTGTGACAGAATGTGATATCAttaaaaattatggttttgtCCATATGGATGACAAAAAGGCAGCAGATGAAGCTGTACGTAATTTAAACCATTACAAGCTACATAACGTTTCTATCAATGTGGAACACAGTCGGGGCAAGCCAAATGCCTCGACTAAGCTTCATGTAAGCAACCTCAGCAGTAGTTGCACCAGTGAGGAACTGCGTGCCAAATTTGAAGAATATGGTGCAGTCCTGGAGTGTGATATTGTTAAGGACTACGCCTTTGTCCACATGGAGATTTCGGCTGAAGCACTGGATGCCATTAAGAATCTGGACAAcactgaatttaaag GTAAGATATTTTCGGGCTCCGACGCGGTCTGCTGTTCGTTGCGTACGCATTAA
- the rbm14.L gene encoding RNA binding motif protein 14 L homeolog: MPNYDERMKIFVGNVDDRTTQEEITELFERYGTVVNCAVMKQYAFVHMRGAEEATKAVEDLNGRELNGKKMLVELSKPRPQNTWKIFVGNVSSSCEGSEIRKIFEEYGRVVECDIVKDYAFVHMTRESEARAAIEALNGKEIKGKRINVEMSHKVQRSGTSNGSSHGRRRTDDREAPQSRESYNHRRATEAAYASYALKSGYERYAPESSRYDLYESRPRPPSPLYYARDRSPMRRSDYALSQTAALASKYRSELAGYGNLASGYSGQASALASYANQASALASSYSSQRAYSGSSGYGTDQMGSYSTQPSAYSNQGSSIYGTQSASLASSYGSQPSHMSASPYASSVVPSAYRQQQAAAYDTTALASLGQQSMTSTNPMYERTRLSPPRTSIADSYKSSADIQRYATDRRFTDLSDYRRISELSAAYRQSPPSSALDYRRPESQSDYALNDFFRSAQLHAGYPRRL; the protein is encoded by the exons ATGCCGAACTACGACGAGAGAATGAAAATATTCGTCGGTAATGTCGACGACCGGACAACGCAGGAGGAGATCACGGAGCTATTCGAACGCTACGGCACGGTCGTCAACTGCGCCGTCATGAAGCAATACGCCTTTGTCCACATGCGCGGGGCAGAGGAGGCCACGAAGGCCGTCGAAGACTTGAATGGCCGCGAGCTTAATGGCAAAAAGATGTTGGTAGAGCTGTCTAAGCCCCGGCCTCAAAACACTTGGAAAATATTCGTGGGGAACGTGAGTTCCTCCTGCGAAGGCTCAGAAATCCGCAAAATCTTCGAGGAATACGGGAGGGTGGTGGAATGTGACATAGTAAAAG ATTATGCGTTCGTTCATATGACGAGAGAAAGTGAAGCTAGGGCTGCTATTGAGGCTTTGAATGGAAAGGAAATTAAAGGAAAGAGGATTAATGTGGAAATGTCTCACAAAGTCCAGCGATCAGGGACTTCAAATGGTAGTTCCCATGGTAGACGCCGAACAGATGATCGCGAAGCACCACAGAGTCGCGAGTCGTACAACCACAGAAGAGCCACTGAAGCAGCCTATGCCTCTTATGCCCTTAAGTCTGGTTATGAACGATATGCACCAGAATCCTCTCGTTACGACCTTTACGAAAGCAGACCCCGTCCACCATCACCACTGTATTATGCAAGGGACAGGAGTCCGATGCGTCGATCAGACTACGCTTTATCACAGACTGCTGCCTTAGCATCAAAGTACCGTTCTGAGCTAGCAGGTTATGGGAACCTGGCTTCTGGTTATTCAGGCCAGGCTTCTGCGTTGGCCTCTTATGCTAACCAGGCCTCTGCATTGGCTTCTTCCTACAGTAGCCAAAGAGCTTACAGTGGTTCTTCTGGATATGGCACAGATCAAATGGGCTCTTACAGTACCCAGCCTTCTGCCTACAGTAATCAAGGATCCTCCATCTATGGTACACAGTCGGCTTCCCTGGCGTCGTCCTATGGCAGCCAGCCTTCACATATGTCTGCTTCCCCTTATGCTTCATCTGTAGTGCCCAGCGCCTATCGTCAGCAGCAGGCTGCTGCCTATGACACCACCGCACTTGCCTCTCTTGGTCAACAATCTATGACTTCCACCAATCCGATGTATGAACGCACCCGTCTCTCCCCGCCGCGGACCTCAATAGCTGACAGCTACAAAAGTTCAGCTGACATTCAAAG GTATGCTACAGACCGCCGTTTTACCGACTTATCCGATTACCGCCGTATATCTGAATTGTCTGCTGCCTACCGCCAATCTCCTCCCAGCTCTGCACTGGACTACCGCCGCCCGGAATCTCAGTCTGATTATGCATTGAATGATTTCTTTCGTTCAGCTCAGCTTCATGCTGGCTACCCCCGCCGTTTATAA
- the rbm14.L gene encoding RNA binding motif protein 14 L homeolog isoform X1 encodes MPNYDERMKIFVGNVDDRTTQEEITELFERYGTVVNCAVMKQYAFVHMRGAEEATKAVEDLNGRELNGKKMLVELSKPRPQNTWKIFVGNVSSSCEGSEIRKIFEEYGRVVECDIVKGMLQTAVLPTYPITAVYLNCLLPTANLLPALHWTTAARNLSLIMH; translated from the exons ATGCCGAACTACGACGAGAGAATGAAAATATTCGTCGGTAATGTCGACGACCGGACAACGCAGGAGGAGATCACGGAGCTATTCGAACGCTACGGCACGGTCGTCAACTGCGCCGTCATGAAGCAATACGCCTTTGTCCACATGCGCGGGGCAGAGGAGGCCACGAAGGCCGTCGAAGACTTGAATGGCCGCGAGCTTAATGGCAAAAAGATGTTGGTAGAGCTGTCTAAGCCCCGGCCTCAAAACACTTGGAAAATATTCGTGGGGAACGTGAGTTCCTCCTGCGAAGGCTCAGAAATCCGCAAAATCTTCGAGGAATACGGGAGGGTGGTGGAATGTGACATAGTAAAAG GTATGCTACAGACCGCCGTTTTACCGACTTATCCGATTACCGCCGTATATCTGAATTGTCTGCTGCCTACCGCCAATCTCCTCCCAGCTCTGCACTGGACTACCGCCGCCCGGAATCTCAGTCTGATTATGCATTGA